ATTATCGTCGGTGACGCACCGGGTAAAGGTAAAAAAGATGAAATGGACGAACAAGGTCTCGGTTACATTATCGTAATGTCCGACCCAATGATCGGTGCAAAAAGAGAATGGTTAGACCCAACTGAAATGACTATCTTCAACTCTGACATCTTAAAAGTACTCGCAGAAACCGGAGCATTAAGATTAGTTCAGAAAACCATTGATGCTGTAATCGCTCAAGCTGATGCAGGTGAAGCAATCGAATTACCTAAACTCATAATAACTGCTGAAAAAGCTGCAGAAGCTGGTGGATTCGCAAACCCATACGCAAAAGCAAAAGCTATTGCTGCATACGAAATGGCTGGATCCGTTGCAAACTTAGACATGAAAGGTTGTTTCATGACCAAAGGTTTCGAAAACTTCATCCCATTAGTAGCTGCTGCTCACGAAATCGCTGCATGTGCTGCTAAATTAGCACAAGAAGCAAGAGAAATCGAAAAAGCAAATGACACCGTTTTAAGAACTCCACACATGAAAGAAGGAAACCCCGGTTGTAAAACAGACTTAATTAGTAAACCACAATAAGGTTTCCTATTTTCTTAAATTTTCTTTTAGGAGGATAGTATGAAAATATATGATGATGTTCTGGATTTGTATGATCCTGATGGAAAAATCCTTGAGGAATCCGTACCATTGGAATCCATTAGCCCGCTTAAGAATTCTGCTATACAGGAAATGATTTATGACATTAAAAGGTCCTGTGCAGTCAATCTGGCAGGTATTGAAAACGGTTTAAAGAATGCTGCAATGGGCGGAAAAGCGACATATATTCCAGGAAGAGAATTGGATTATGAAATTGTTGAGAATGCAGAGGTAATTGGTGATAAAATCAAAAAGATTCTTCGTGTTAATGAGGATGATGATACAACTGTTGAGCTAATTAATGATGGCCAACAATTGTTGGTTCAATTACCTTTCGAACGTTTAAATGTTGCTGCAGATTATTCTGTTTCAACAATGCAGACTGGTGCTGCAACCATTCAGGCAATTATTGACAGCTTCGAAGTTAACATGTTCGATGCATCAACAATCAAAACTGCAGTAATGGGAGCATATCCGAGAACTGTCGATCTTTCAGGTGCTAATATCAGTGCGCTTTTAGGGCCTCCGGTATTGTTGGAAGGATTGGGATACGGTTTAAGAAATGTCATGGCAAACCATGTAGTTGCCATTACCAATAAGCAAACTTTAAATGCAGCCGCATTGTCTTCAA
The uncultured Methanobrevibacter sp. DNA segment above includes these coding regions:
- a CDS encoding F420-dependent methylenetetrahydromethanopterin dehydrogenase produces the protein MVVKIAIIKSGNIGTSPVIDLLLDERADRPNIDVRTFGSGAKMNPEQVEDVVPKIDAFEPDFAIFISPNPGAPGPAKAREMLSEKDVPAIIVGDAPGKGKKDEMDEQGLGYIIVMSDPMIGAKREWLDPTEMTIFNSDILKVLAETGALRLVQKTIDAVIAQADAGEAIELPKLIITAEKAAEAGGFANPYAKAKAIAAYEMAGSVANLDMKGCFMTKGFENFIPLVAAAHEIAACAAKLAQEAREIEKANDTVLRTPHMKEGNPGCKTDLISKPQ